AAAGTCCTCCATGAAAAAATATCATGAGGCATACCTCGCTCATTCTAGTGAGATGGGCCAGATCAACAAATCCTCTACATATTCCTCGATCGATTGTGCTTCCTGACGCAGGCGCATGATCTGTATTCCCGCTGGATCCATCTGTCACACCCGGAGAGACGGATCCAAACGCAAATGCTGTTAACACAAAAGGATTTTATTAACTTCTCAAAACAAATGACGAGCCAAGGCTCGTGactcaaatgaaaatgaaatcaCTCGGCGGGAGCGAAAGGCAACTCGGCAACAGTGTCCAAATCAGCGGGCGTGAGAGAGGTCAGGCAGGCGAGCATCGATCGGGAGGCAGATGGGATAACGGAGGAAAGTCAAGTTCAGCGTCGGACAGGCGAAGTCGAAGGTAGGTGGCTGGCCGGGGAGAATCcaaaatgaaacagaaaaaacACAGGCAACCGAGCAAAAACTGGGCAGAAGAGAAAAACAGAATCAGAACATGAAGTAATGCATGACAATGACAGGAATCAAGATAACGCAGCGAGCCTGAATAATGACAGGACACACTAGCGACCAGAAAGTGGGAAAAGGAGAGCTTAAATAGCAAGGAAATTAACGGAGACCAGTAACAGGTGCAGCAAGCCGTGTGCGCACTGATTCGTAATAATGATCAGCCGAGTGCACGCTGCAAGAATGAAATGCAGGGAGAGGGAGAAGTAAAGAGAAAGATCAAGCCAGTGTCCTGACACCATCTTCGGCCGAGTCTTCTGTTTTGACCGGGGGGGAAtgacagagacaactggaggtaagatccaatatgcaggtttattcagggtccggcaagcaatgatcaaacaggtgcaaacgggtatatgcaggcagtccagaatcgtagtcgaataacaagcaataggtcgtaaggcaggcgactaaacaggagaacacaggtaaacaaggctaaggtctaaacacggggaaacaagacagggaaaacaCTTTGTAATGCTATCAACAGattaacaagactctgcaaactggaaGAGAAAATGAGTGGTTAATGTagggtgtgtaatcagtctctgacaaggctcagctggtgagaatgtaatcaatcttgatgagtgagcatgtgtgagtgtgaccagAGGGCATATATGTCTATGTAGTCCAgaggaaggcggaagtgtagtccatggtgttcatgtgagaaccagcgatctctggagagcgatcgctggttatgtgacagatacagattaattaatgtgattttaaagattattatagtaattatgcaggttattactgtaattatacacatTAGTTAATGTGATTATACagattaatttatgtaattatgcatgaaattatttaatattcCATAAATTTTCCCACttttaacatacatttaaaacagaaaaaaaaataaaaatcaacaaagcTTAACGTCATGTGGGGATGTCAGCACAACAAAGTTGAGGATCAAATAGCAGTTGATTAAGACAATCGTCTTGCAACTAAAGGTTGAAATAGGAACAAACAGGTGCATACAGATAATTTAATGCGTAAAGGCGACAAACAATATTACATAGTAAATGGGTCAAAGACGGCAAGGCAAGGGAAGAAAACGTGTTGTAATGCTCACTAAACAGTTTATAGCTGGGGTCTAAGCTTGAACTTCGCAATGCATATAAACTAAGAAATTTGTCGAACAAGCTTGCGTTTCTGATCTGACACATTTgtatgcatatgaatggaagtctaaagggagaaaagtgcagtgtgactgcagcttaacaCTCAGCAacgatgtgtctgtgtgtgctgagTTTATAGTCCTTGAAATCAGTCCATAACCATCTTCTGTGTGTAATCAGGTAGAATTAAGTAGCCGGGTGTGcaaggtgcatgctgggagttgtagtttgttAAAGTAACGTGTGTGTTGTTTTCCAGCAATTTGCAGCCACTAGAGCACTGGTGATCGTAACAATTAGCATAGCAACATTGTTAGAGTAGTGAAATAAACATGTTATAGTTTACAGTGCATGCATTATGTGCAGCTTACAAACAATAGgctattatttgacattattaacccCTATGTTAACCTTCATATGTTTAATATCTTCACTAAAAActatttgaattgaattttttgTTTCCCTATTTTTACAGGATAAATCTGTAAATATAAAACGTAAAATTACATGTTACTCTGAAAATACAGAaacattcctttaaaaaaagaaaaataatgtaataccaaaatacaaacaataactgtaaatttaatgttagacatttttattttagaaaatatctgTAACACAACAGGTATTTCACTGTAAAATGATACAGTCAAATACAGACAACTACctgtaaaataacttttatttttgttcaaaaaAATTTCTCTGAAACATTAAATTTAATGCAGTCAGTCATTTTTAGGTCTTTTTTATTACATTGTGCAGTTTGTCTTCCTGGTTGAGTTACATTTGTAACTATTCCTGTCATGGTTGGGGTCTGGGAAAAGGAGCAATAAAGCAGAATTAAATGAATACACAGGTGAACAAACAGGTGTTAAACATGTGAatctaataaactaataatggattaacaaggagggtgggactataGACGGGAGAGCACTtgacacagagacaacacaagccatgtgctcacataaaacaggacaagaacacgtagccaatgagagaactcattaaccacaTATTCACAATAACAGGACAAGACTGAAGCATGCGGTCACAATGTAAACCCAGAGCCACGTGCTTAGACAACACAAAAAGACGCAAGACATGAGCACACGATAGatgaacaccttaccgtgcgctcacacatttGCAACACGCATGGTCATCTCAGCGTCAACCAAAACCTACTAGAAGGAGACGCTGAGAATggaacactgtaaaaagtgattttttgACCTTGTAAATAAtggaaacattatttaagtatgtTTTACAAACAAATACTATTTTGTCTTTTTACTTAAAAATGGCATGTTTAATTCAGTACATTACTTGCAGTTTCTTTGTCATTTATTGTTCTAAAATACATATGTAGATTTGAATACAATCTCCTAAGTAATATTTACTTAGTGTTTACCATCTAATCAAATCACACCAAAAAATGAACAACTCAAGTAAAATGTACTGTTCAGCAAGATAATTGATGCGCATGCGTCTTTGGCTCTGAGTTTGAAGTGGCGCGCACAGAGGAAAGGAAGAGAGACTTCACGACGGCTAAAGTGATTTTTACCACGGTAAGTTATTAATAAGCTTATTAATTAATCGAAGAATGTTTGCAGAAAAGTGTAGAGTTATTAAGCTATCTGCAGTCCCAGTGGTTTGTGCCTATACCGTTTCTTTTTTATCAAGTTACGGATGCTAAAGTGTTCATGTTAATTGCTAACAGATTTTTGGATAACGTTAAAACGTAatcttagttttgttttgtttaacacaCGGATAACAGAGTTAAATCATTACTAAATAAAGCTATTAATATAGTTGACGGAGTTTGCGATTTGCACCACAATCCGTTATTAGCAAACGGCATGATCTGTCGAAAACAATTGTCTTAAGTTTTATATATGACCTAATCTTGTCAGATTATTGTAAAAATGAGTTTTAACATCCGTGCAAATTTAGCTCGAGGCATTGCTATGGAAGCCCGTTCCCgcatataaagtcagaattgcgagatataaagtcagaattgcgagttataaagtcagaattgcgagatataaagtcagaattctgagttataaagtcagaattgcgagatataaagtcagaattccgagttataaagtcagaattgcgagatataaagtcagaattgcgagttataaagtcagaattccgagttataaagtcagatttccgagttataaagtcagaattgcgagatataaagtcagaattgcgagttataaagtcagaattctgagttataaagtcagaattgcgagatataaagtcagaattctgagttataaagtcgcaattccgagttatggACTTTACTGTTATGGCGACTGACCATAAATGTGTGTTAAAGACTCTTTCAGGTTCTCTGCTTGTGATCTGGTATGGATTCACAGCCCAATTTTCCCAATAAAGGCCAGGAGGACACAGTATTTGGTTGACACTTTTACTGAACTGAAATATGAACTAATACAGCCCTTTTAGTTTTATCCCTGTGTACAATAGCCTGCATATGTCTGTACATATGTACACCACATGAGGGCACCCTTACAACGTGAAACAACAGCTGTAACAAAATGTAAATCATATCGTTACACATATAATACAGAAATAATAAAGAAATCTTAATTTTAGTCTTTTGGAGGAATCACACAAGCTACAGCTAGTTTCTGTTTAATGCTTTATAATTGCTATTTAGACCAAATGTTGTAAGTGGCATAATTATAAAGAACAAATCCATACAAATAAATAGACAGCCTAGTTTAACTAgcctatattttctttttaaaagcgTGATAAACAATAAACAGTTGGATATAGGCTTTATGTTGTGATTATGGGCTAATGTGAGTCTTTAACACTCCATTTATGGTCAGTCGCCATAACAGGAAACtccttaataactcgcaattctgacttaatatctcgcaattctgactttataactcgcaattctgactttataactcagaattctgactttataactcgcaattctgactttataactcagaattctgactttataactcggaattgcgacttaactcagaattctgactttagaattttttttatttcattttatttattaaatttttttttatttagtggcggGAACGGGCTTCCATACATTGCCCTGTCGTGTTCAAGCATTCTGTCCCAGAAAAGTTCGAGCTGCCGAAATTTAATAATCACCCTGTTTTTCGCGTATTAATAGGATTAAGCttagtttttaaaatgcacttgTAAAAGGCAAATATTACCTTgaactttatttatattgtttacctATACTATCGGGTATAATAGCTATATATAGAAATCGATAAGGTGACTGTACTGcacacttttgcatttacacaagtctaaatgcttgtttaaataaatcttaattaCTTAACAATCAACCTTACATAAGTTGTAAAGCCTGTATTTTGTTTCATGATGTTCTTTTACTGACCAATATCTACTTTACACGTGGTTGATATTTGCAAGTAGTTAAAAATTAATTCTGACATAAACATTTCTTACATTCTTTTACAGATATTGCACTCAGTATTCAAGCTAATGCAAGGTAAGTTGGCAATACTTTATTACAGCACACCTCACAGATAGGTAGCAATAAGTATGCATTCACATGTGCATCGTTTGTTAACTTTAGGTGCTGGAGAATGAGGTGGTTATGTAAAAAATGCAGCTTTCAGTCAAACCGAAGACTACAGCTATTAAAACACTTAAGGCTCAAACATGGAAATGCAGGCCGTCAATCATCAATACCATGTCTTTATGCAGATTGTCCttgttcatttaaaacatttaatgccCTTCAGATACACTTATCCCGAAACCACACGGAATCAGACAAACCAAGCGAGGTGCTGTCATTTAGTTGTCTAAAATGCAGTGCAACTCCATTCTCTTCGGAGAAGCAATATTTTGAACACCTTAGAAGCCATATGAGGAGGTATGAGGTAATGACATGTGTGTTCAAAAACTGCAGCTTCAGTACCAACATTTATTCAACCTTTGCGACTCATAAACACAGGAAACACAATACACACTCCATTGAAGATTTTAAAACTGAAGTCTTGAAAAAATACCCAAATCCTGCTGCTTTTCAAAATGATCTAGAGGTCTCTGATGATGACACAGAACTTGATGAAACTTTGGTTGATGCAGGAGAGAACTTACTTGAAGTTGTAAAGAAGAAGTTTGGACAACTTCTTCTAAAGTTGCAAAGTAATTTCAATGTGTCCGGCAAGTGTATTGATCAAATTGTAGATGACCTTCAGTTCCTATCTTCCGCTGCATCTGCTCCAGTTTTGAAAGATGTTGTTGAGTCCACTTTGAAGAAACATAACTGTGAAGTACATTCAGCGGTTATCTCAGATTTGGTAAAAAATCTTTGTGAATCACACCCTTTAAGTTCAGCTCTAGGGAAAGATGGCCCTTTTTCAACGTCATTTAAGAGGTCACAATTCATGAAAGCACATTTTTCAGTCGTTGAACCAGTAGAATACATACTACACAATAAAGACAACAGAACATTCCAGTATGTCCCAATACTTCAGTCGTTATTGCAAATCTTGAAGAATGTAGAAGAAAAAGACTTGGTCACTCAAAGAAAATCTGGATGTGCATCACAATACCAGTCTTTCCAAGATGGATCTCACTtcagtaaaaattattttttggctGGAGATGAGGATAGATTAAGTCTTATTCTGTATATCGATGATTTCGAAGTGTGCAACCCCTTGGGAACTTCCCGCAAGATCCACAAAGTTACGGCCGTCTATTGGGTGTTAGGAAACTTTCCAGCACATGCACGATCAACACTAGCTTCTATCAATTTAGCTATTCTGTGCAAAGCAGATGACACAAAGCGATTTGGATATCAGAAAGTTTTAGAGCCACTCCTGACAGATCTTCAAAGCTTGGAAAAAGATGGTATTTTTATTCCAAGTTTAGGAAAAATCATGAAAGGCACTGTGGTGAGCGTGGTGGCTGATAATTTGGGAGCCCATTCTTTGGGAGGATTCGTTGAAAACTTCACAGGATCTAATGTCTGCAGATTTTGTCTTGGAGAAAGGTCCCAGTTTCAGACCACAGATGTAAGATCTGGACTTTTTCAGAGGAGAGATAAAGAGCAGCACACTCTGCATGTTGAGACGGCTATGTCAAGTCCTATTTCCACTCATTGCTATGGTGTGAAAAAACAGTGTGCACTGTCTGAAAAACTACAACATTTTCATGTAACATCTGGTTACCCACCAGATGTGTTACATGACCTTCTTGAAGGTGTCGTTCCATTGGAACTGGCATTGTCATTTCAAGACTTCATCAAGAAGAGATATTTTTCTCTTGTGGAGCTCAATACTTGCATTCAACAGTTCCCTTATAAGTGGAGTGACCAAACAAATCGTCCACATGTGATTCCTAGTCATTTTGCCACAAAAAGAACTGTAGGAGGGAATGCACACGAAAATTGGTGTCTGTTGCGTCTGTTGCCTCTCATAATAGGTTTGAAAGTACCTGAGGATGATGAAGTATGGCAGATGTTAATGACCCTTAAAGACATCGTGGAACTTGCAGTGGCCCCAGTGCATACTGAGCAGAGCATCTGCTACCTTGCCACTTTAATATCTGAGCACCGAAACAGATATCTGGAAGTTTTTCCTCAAGAAAAGCTCCTCCCCAAACACCACTTTCTCGAACACTACCCTGAGCTTATTCAGGAATTTGGTCCTTTGGCAGCCCTGTGGACCATGAGATTTGAAGCTAAACatagcttttttaaaaaaattgtcagaCAAACAGGCTGTTTCAGGAACATACTGCTGTCCCTTGCAAAAAAAACACCAGCTCATGGTTGCATTGCATCTCCATGATTCAAATGTGACAAAGTCATCACTTTCAGTCACAACAACTTCACAAGTCTCTGTGGATGTGCTAAAGGATGGAATAAAAGATTTGGTGCAACACAGGTATCCACATGTCACAGTGGTGCATGTTGCAAACAATATGCACTTCTCAGGCACCAACTACAAACCAGGGATGTTGCTATGTCATGGCTTTACTGCAGATTTGCCAGACTTTTCTGAGGTGTTACAGATTATCTTGGTTTGTAATGAACTGGCCTTTGTTGTCAGACTACTAAGCACATGGTATAACGAGCACTTTAGGAGCTATGAGTTGGAACACACAGGCAACATTCAGATACTGGAGCAAAAAGAAATGGTAGACTACTATCCTCTGGCTGCATACACTGTTGCAGGAAGACGACTAACTACCTTAAAGCACTACATGTATCTCTCCTCTGATATTGTaataaattgttcatttatttttttgtatctgTTGCAGATGTGCACCCCAGCAAAGCTGCGATTAGTTTTTGGAGAGAATGATGTTCGCAAATTGGTTCTGCCCTCAGGCATCCCCAGTACTCTCCAGGAGCTCAAAAGTATAATCCAAGAAACATTCAGTATTCCAGAATGCTTTACTTTGATGTATGAAGACATGGAATTTGGGGGACAGTTTTTCAATTTGGACTCAGTAGATGATGTGCAGGATAAATGTACTCTAAAAGTAGTACAAACTGAACCCATCACCCTAAATATGGTTGCTATGAATAGATCAACTCTACCAACAGAGTCTGATGCCAGGTCATGCAGTTCTCAGGACACTGTTGGGCTGACTCCTGTAAGTGACACTTACCTTTCTTCTGACTCCACATCCAGCGGATCTCAGGACACTGTTCTTTTATCGTCCTCTGAGACTACCACATCATGCCGTTCTCAAGGATGGCCAACAAAGTTTATAGTACCTACTTTCTCCTTTGATACTGAGCTCTTGCTTTCAGATGGAAACAAAGCCTACCAAAAGGACGGCACTCTCTTGAACAATCATAGAGTGACAAGTAGTGTCCTTGAGACGCTAGCAGAGACAATATTTTGTTACACTGCATATCCAACAGGTGTCCAAATTATGAATGTAGTGGAGATGTTGATTGAAAAGTATCCATGCCTCAAAGAGCCAGGGTCCTTTAATGGACAATATGGGTGGCAACAAAGGATTAAATATAAAATGGGAAATTATCGAGCCAAATTAAGAGGTAGCCAGCTTTCTTGCCCAGAGCTTGAGGTGAACCAGAAAAGGAAGACAAATGAAAACCCTACTCCAAAAGGCTTCAAAAGACCTAGGAAGGCTGAAGTAAATTACTTGCCACCATTTCCATTTGGGGAAACAGGAGAAAGTTTGGAGAAGGAGAGACTAGATCTCCTTAATGAAATTAggaagaaaaacaacaaaaacatcattGGCGAGAAAATGGAGAAGACTTTCTACTATCGAAGAACAGAAGTAGTTAAGGACTGCCCTGCTGTTAAAGATTTCATGGAGAGATGGCCAGCCCTTTTCTGTGAATCTGAGGTAAACTTCACTTCTTTTCTTTGTTGGCATAATATGCAGTGatttcaaatataaattttttgaagTGCAATACAAAAATTTACCAGTGCACTCAACTCTAATCATCACTTGAttgtgttacattttattttctgttttagatCAAGAATGAATTTAGAAGAATCACCACAATTTCCTTGGAGCGTACATTCTTGGAAAAGCTGGACTTCTATACTCCAAAACTCCTGGCTTTGTTTGAGATGAAGGGTGGGGTTGCTGGCATAAGAATTAGACATTTGCTGGATTCACTCAGCCaggtaaaatgtaaattttgtttACAATTGTGAATCACTTATGGGATGGTATGCTGCTTCCTGACTCTGTAAATATGTTGTTATATGTAGATGTATACACATTTAATGTTCGCTGCATTTTACTTCTGTTTTTAACAGCAAGAAGATAGGCTTGAAGATAGGCGAGACGTTGTGATTCGCTGCCTCCTGTCTTTCCTTGGAGAATCAGCTGAGGAGCTCATTGAAGACCACCAGGTATTAcagttcaattaaattcaaatttatttgtatagtactttttacagtgtacaatgttACAAGGCAGCTTTACAAAACACACATTGTTGAATGATCAATAAATTGAAACAAATCAAAGAAAAAGTAATAATCAATTATTAGTCTAGTGCTGACTTTGTTTGAAGTCCTTACATGGCCTGGCGTCGTCAAGTCTTGGGTCATCTAACGTCATACTGGGAGGCGGGGTCCAGACATGGATATACAATAATTAGTGTAGCAGCTAGCAGTTAGCTAGCTACATACACAGCTACATCCATTTCTATTTTTCCTTGATTTTTGGATGTAGACAGTAGTGGTTTGACTGATATACTGTATTTGTTTTCTGCATATTTGAACCCTGTCAAGCACTGACGATGATGCTGAGATCCATGTTTTTATACTGAGGAAAATTGAAAGGCTTATACACCATTGTTACAAAACTTATAGAACACCCAGTGATGGTCAAGAAGGCAGCACCATACATTTAAATGTCAGGTGTATGTAAAATTTTAGACAGGATTTCCAGTGTAAAttgttattttgtatatatttcttatctttcatttatatattgtctatagaaaccattcaaatgtttcccaaaagaCATAATAATTTACACTAATTATCATTTCCAGAGGTTTACACCCTCCTGACTCTAAATGTACAGTGTTATCTTTATTAGCATCACTAAATGTTTCTATCTACTGTAATAATTGTGTATGAGTCTCATTATTGTGTTCAATGTAAAAGTATTACTTAACAGCATACAGATACTGCTGAAGAAACTGCATATTGGGTTTAAATATGCAGAAAATGCTAAATATACTGAAGACTAGTGGACAGTTTGTCTCAGAACAGGAACCCATTGAGGAAAATTGAAAAAGTGATACTGTACAGTATTTTAACCACTTTGCACTGATTTGTGTATTTCACAGGATGTCAGCAGAGACATGATTAAGGATACCTTCGCCAGTCATGTCATGAAAATCATCGTCCTGAGCAGATCTGTAGAAGAGGAAGATGCCAGTAGATCTGATGTCATCATTGTCATCGAGGGAACTGAGGTGCTGCTGGGATGTAAAAATCTCACAAATGCATGTCTTTCACTC
The nucleotide sequence above comes from Danio rerio strain Tuebingen ecotype United States chromosome 23, GRCz12tu, whole genome shotgun sequence. Encoded proteins:
- the LOC101885831 gene encoding uncharacterized protein, encoding MCTPAKLRLVFGENDVRKLVLPSGIPSTLQELKSIIQETFSIPECFTLMYEDMEFGGQFFNLDSVDDVQDKCTLKVVQTEPITLNMVAMNRSTLPTESDARSCSSQDTVGLTPVSDTYLSSDSTSSGSQDTVLLSSSETTTSCRSQGWPTKFIVPTFSFDTELLLSDGNKAYQKDGTLLNNHRVTSSVLETLAETIFCYTAYPTGVQIMNVVEMLIEKYPCLKEPGSFNGQYGWQQRIKYKMGNYRAKLRGSQLSCPELEVNQKRKTNENPTPKGFKRPRKAEVNYLPPFPFGETGESLEKERLDLLNEIRKKNNKNIIGEKMEKTFYYRRTEVVKDCPAVKDFMERWPALFCESEIKNEFRRITTISLERTFLEKLDFYTPKLLALFEMKGGVAGIRIRHLLDSLSQQEDRLEDRRDVVIRCLLSFLGESAEELIEDHQDVSRDMIKDTFASHVMKIIVLSRSVEEEDASRSDVIIVIEGTEVLLGCKNLTNACLSLMGCIYSLNLSYPPKLRNTFEVFQKIFLGLDALKFSPKVNSLHRKLLM